Genomic DNA from Candidatus Cloacimonadota bacterium:
ACACGATTAATTCAGCAAGATATCAAGCATTCAAATCCCTGAATAAATATCATATTGGTCAGAATTTTGAAATAGGGAAAATCATTGTTGAAAACCAAGAAAGAAATCAATGGGGACAATCAATTGTTGACACCTTATCAAAAGATATTAACAAACAAATAGATGGAATGAAAGGTTATTCACCACAAAATCTATGGAGAATGAGACAGTTCTATCTTGAATATGAAAATGAACCAGAGTTGTTAGAATTAGCATTGAAAATTCCTTGGGGACAGAATATGCTGATTATTCACCAATTGAAAGATAAAAAAGAAAGAAAATATTATTTACAAGCAACTAACCAATTAGGATGGAGCCGTGCTGTATTACTTAATCAAATTAAAGCAAACGCTTATCAACATCATCTGATAGATAAAAAGATGAGTAATTTTGAAAGAGCCCTTCCCATTCATCTGGCAGAACAAGCAAATGAAGCATTAAAGAGCGAATATAATCTTGACTTTCTTGGAATTACAAAACCAGTATTAGAAAAAGAATTAGAAAATAGGCTTATTGAAAATATCCGAGACCTGCTTTTAGAACTCGGATATGGTTTTAGTTTTATTGGAAATCAGTACAGATTAAAACTTAACCGAAAAGAATATGCTATTGACTTGTTATTCTACCACCGAATTTTGAAATGCTTAGTTGCTATTGAACTAAAAACTGTTGAATTTGAACCCGAATTTGCTGGAAAAATGAATTTCTATCTTGAACTACTTGACGAACAAGAAAAGCAACCAGATGATAATCCTTCAATCGGAATTATTCTATGTCCAACAAAAGACAAGATTGAAGTTGAATACGCTTTGAGATCAAGTAATAAACCAATAGGCGTATCAGAATACAAATTAACTCATAGATTGCCAGAAAAATTAAAAGGAAAAGTGCCGACATCAAAAGAATTAAAACAAATGCTAACAAAGGCTATACGTAATGCGGGTGATATTGATAATTAGAGAAATTATGCAAATAAAGAAATTTAGCAGTAAATTGAAAATTAATCGTTTCAAAATCCCAAACTACGCATAGCCAAACCGTTATCTGCAACCTTGAGAAACAGAAACAATGGAAGAACAGATTTTCATATTGAATAAAAACCAATCATTATTAGAATTAAACGAAAGTGAATTTGTGACTGAAAAACAGTTTCAAGAATTATTGGAAAATTATCCGAAATTAATTTCTGGAAGTCAAATAAATCCTGATAACCCGAGAAAATGGTTACTTATTTCACGAGAATTTGGAGTTCCAGACGAAGAATTTGGTAATAATAAATGGTCATTAGACCACCTGTTTATTGACCAAGATGGAATACCAACTTTAGTAGAAGTAAAACGAAGCACAGATACAAGAATTAGAAGAGAAGTAGTTGGACAAATGCTTGATTATGCTGCAAACGCTGTAACATATTGGTCTTTGAATGAGATACGGAATAAATTTGAAAAATACTGCGAAACAAAAAAAACAGACCCCGATATTATTGTTCAAGAATTAATTGATGAAAACGAAGATGTTGAAAAATTTTGGGAAACAGTAGATTTAAACTTGAAAGCCGGAAAAATCAGAATGCTATTTATAGCAGACAAAATTCCAAAAGAACTTCAACGAATTATCGAATTTCTAAATGAGCAAATGACACCCGCAGAAATTTTGGGAGTTGAAATAAAACAATTCGGAAACGATACAATAAAAACGATTGTCCCAAGAGTTGTTGGACAAACTTCTTCAGCACAAATTAAAAAGGGATTAAGAGAATACAATCAATGGACTGAAGAAACCTTTTTCGCTGAATTAGAAAGAAGAAATGGAAAATTATCAGCAGATATAGTTCGCAAAATAATAGGACATCTTGAAAATAAAGTTTCTCGTTTTTGGTTTGGGAAAGGAAAAAGAAGTGGCTCAATCGTTCCCGCTGTTGACTTACCTGACAATTCTCATTTTCCATTTGCAATATGGACTTATGGGAAAATTGAAATTTATTTCCAATGGTACAAGGACAAACCACCATTTGACAGTATTGAAACAAGAAAGAAAATATTGGATAAACTAAATGAAATAAAAGGGGTTAACATCCCTGAAAATAAAATTGACAAAAGACCCTCAATCGACATAAAATTATTAAAAGAGACATCTGAATATGATAAATTTATCAAGATTTATGATTGGTTTTTTAAAGAATTGAAAGAAAAAGGCAGCAGGTAACAATATATATAGTTTGTGGCGGGTGAAGTGATAAATATGAACGAATTGAAATTAAATAAACGGCGTAATAAATTAAAAGATTTGTGTTTCAAAATGATCAACTTATCATATTGCTACCATTATCGCCAATTTGAAAAAACAATACACTACTAATCAAAGGATGTCTTATCTTTGAAAAATGAATACAGAATTAAATCTATCAGAATATAAAAATTGGATAGCAGAATTAAAATCCAAAATTCATGCTGCGCGTAGAAAGGTAGCGTATTCCATTAATTCCCAACTTCTTGAAATGTATTGGGAAGTTGGAAAAGATATTTCTGAAAAACAAGAAGAATCAAAATGGGGAAGCAAATTCATTGAACAGATAGCTCTTGAATTAAAACATGAATTTCCTGAAATTAAGGGATTCTCACGTAGAAATATTTATGCAATAAGACAATGGTATAAATTTTATTCGACAAAATATCAATTTGTGCCACAGAGCGTGGCAC
This window encodes:
- a CDS encoding PDDEXK nuclease domain-containing protein encodes the protein TINSARYQAFKSLNKYHIGQNFEIGKIIVENQERNQWGQSIVDTLSKDINKQIDGMKGYSPQNLWRMRQFYLEYENEPELLELALKIPWGQNMLIIHQLKDKKERKYYLQATNQLGWSRAVLLNQIKANAYQHHLIDKKMSNFERALPIHLAEQANEALKSEYNLDFLGITKPVLEKELENRLIENIRDLLLELGYGFSFIGNQYRLKLNRKEYAIDLLFYHRILKCLVAIELKTVEFEPEFAGKMNFYLELLDEQEKQPDDNPSIGIILCPTKDKIEVEYALRSSNKPIGVSEYKLTHRLPEKLKGKVPTSKELKQMLTKAIRNAGDIDN